Proteins encoded within one genomic window of Leishmania major strain Friedlin complete genome, chromosome 2:
- the SCGR4 gene encoding phosphoglycan beta 1,3 galactosyltransferase (previous protein_id=AAZ10028.1), whose amino-acid sequence MYICIRSLRSSARFLEETFFVLRERERGRGGGRGGGGRLHFRVFWQSSARVRKGGVHARACGPADTCSYTHTHRRHLAAEVRGCIAPLVVFSLPPLPLPPSPPGHCLRIPLVFRSDSRLWLCVCVCVAGGFVYSFSSPPPTFSFFFVSHCSAACVCARTRTGAPAPSLSLSVCVCVTLAFPVSVAQELAMSDEEHLRQGHLSSLALVLNRYGADDSEGGGGPAAYKCKASSVDGALASSATAQSVMVTGRTDLGGWRGTSSQHPSGRGSQHASAHTVNSAPTLPLLPQPPHMFAATTIASVAPTTPPEPSMKAHGSTHSIWGELRMAAGAAAVEGSVQPHRRDRAGLEENDARLLPVFLPPGPSAAAAAPSSVLRGSSWHRRPCACWRGRCSQVSLRMGSAAQTGHRWLRRYLRGTLEDAEREKDTSRRQKRRLGVRGLLLVSIVCIALMVFDVYSCVVRRLRRPHVPSWNGTLSILVQHEDAPRRMRLQYSRKVKWIHLPSWTLRVVPARCEDCLDNDTYVIALQRAVDGLERMQREDNARQRAELQAPHQQQQQPHAFGVGSGAASNVGAHGETAAPLTTVALEDLLRAKGGPYAVFANIGAPLGTIGPMLFAMCSLTDGVDVAAELPRWSWLRHASISSEARAAGPSPYIAVMGIHSADTVSHAQLRDAQRSTWLRYTVVARSENDFQGRLLPLYILAAQEREAATDPTWVGQDEDTGPVAAAEFCRPTLQEFADATNFYRALAVSASSGGAALGSFSYRQRRMSLRPEWRTSDLTSSPCDHIISSTLHGSADSPRPPLAVLAEHLRLPIIPAFTAAARFLCEASSGLWTEALQHSDVLWIDMLADRRETAKTERGDSRWRMAAQVGMTQRTVLWLEYAYHAFPDVPFIVKCYDDVYVKVPQIVSDFAYVLSGRRHRDLDANLMDNDGNAPLPVDAVRGAGDTLRTDAPLAAASQLRLPRSPESECVHWGLRDEKHFLQRQHMMTRTLARVVLEKPQEAYGTKGLRDVALLSLRDFNPIFADIYTDVAMTEEDRFIGSVLHDRRARAAQLCPHRRITRVEETMSRFHDLRRDARGIVTWASVALHRCTPADMYYLHKNYFVEEHRLSGGTTPAEAAAAERVAQERGAQWIRANINASLGPGWDNLNPVLRVPYSAHPEDAKPGILLLQDGVAVYNITF is encoded by the coding sequence atgtatatatgtattaGATCGTTGCGTTCCTCCGCACGTTTTCTCGAGGAAACGTTTTTTGTtctgagagagagagagagagggagagggggagggaggggagggggggggcgcttGCACTTCCGCGTGTTTTGGCAGAGCAGCGCCCGGGTCAGAAAAggcggtgtgcacgcgcgtgcgtgcggcccGGCAGATACGTGCAGctatacgcacacacatcgtAGGCACCTTGCAGCTGAAGTGCGGGGTTGCATTGCACCGCTTGTTGTGttttccctcccccctctccctctccctccctcccctccggGTCATTGTCTGCGCATCCCGTTGGTCTTCCGCTCCGACTCTCGcttgtggttgtgtgtgtgtgtgtgtgtggcgggcGGTTTCGTGTATTCGTTTTCGTCGCCGCCCCCCACTTTTTCGTTCTTCTTCGTTTCccactgcagcgctgcgtgcgtgtgcgcgcgcacccgcaccggcgcacccgcgccgtctctctctctctctgtgtgtgtgtgtgttacgCTTGCGTTCCCTGTCTCCGTCGCGCAAGAGCTTGCAATGTCGGATGAGGAGCACCTCCGGCAGGGCCATCTCAGCAGCTTAGCCCTGGTGCTGAATCGATACGGAGCCGACGACagtgaaggaggcggcggccccgcCGCATACAAGTGTAAGGCAAGCAGTGTCGACGGTGCTCTGGCGAGTAGTGCAACAGCCCAGAGCGTCATGGTCACCGGAAGAACGGACCTGGGCGGGTGGAGAGGCACATCCTCGCAGCACCCATCCGGACGCGGCTCGCAGCATGCATCTGCCCACACAGTGAACTCGGCACCAACATTGCCattgctgccgcagccgcctcacATGTTCGCGGCGACGACCATAGCGTCCGTCGCCCCCACAACACCACCGGAACCGTCAATGAAGGCTCACGGAAGCACCCACTCTATATGGGGTGAGCTCCGCAtggctgctggagctgccgctgtggaggGCAGCGTGCAGCCCCACCGACGCGACAGAGCAGGCTTAGAAGAGAACGATGCCCGCCTTCTTCCGGTGTTCTTGCCACCCGGACCgtctgcggccgcggctgccccgTCAAGCGTCTTGAGAGGAAGCAGCTGGCACCGTCGGCCGTGCGCATGCTGGCGGGGGAGGTGCTCGCAGGTGTCGCTGCGGATGGGCTCTGCTGCCCAGACAGGTCACAGGTGGCTGCGGCGATACCTGAGGGGGACGCTCGAGGatgcagagcgagagaaagatACTAGTCGACGGCAGAAACGGAGACTCGGGGTGCGAGGGCTTCTCCTGGTCAGCATTGTCTGCATCGCACTCATGGTCTTCGACGTCTACAGCTGTGTTGTGCGTCGACTGCGTCGACCCCATGTGCCGAGCTGGAACGGCACGCTGTCCATCCTTGTCCAGCACGAggacgcgccgcggcgcatgcgcctgcaGTACTCGCGAAAGGTCAAGTGGATCCACCTGCCGTCGTGGACGCTGAGGGTGGTGCCGGCACGCTGCGAGGATTGCCTCGATAATGACACGTACGTgatcgcgctgcagcgtgctGTCGATGGACTGGAACGGATGCAGCGTGAGGACAACGCGAGACAGCGAGCCGAGTTGCAGGCGccccatcagcagcagcagcagccacatGCCTTTGGAGTcggtagcggcgccgcctcgaaTGTTGGCGCACACGGTgagacagcggcgccactcACGACGGTGGCCTTGGAGGATCTTCTCAGGGCGAAAGGTGGCCCATACGCGGTGTTCGCCAACATCGGCGCGCCACTGGGAACGATTGGCCCCATGCTGTTTGCGATGTGCAGCCTGAccgacggcgtcgacgtgGCGGCCGAGCTGCCTCGCTGGAGCTGGCTGCGACACGCCAGCATCTCATCGGAAGCCCGCGCTGCGGGGCCATCACCCTACATCGCCGTCATGGGCATCCACTCCGCCGACACCGTCTCCCATGCCCAGCTGCGGgatgcgcagcgcagcacgtgGCTCCGCTACACCGTTGTTGCCCGCAGCGAGAACGACTTTCAAGGACGTCTTCTGCCCCTGTACATCCTCGCGGCACAggagcgcgaggcggcgacggaccCGACATGGGTAGGCCAGGATGAAGACACCGGGCccgtggctgcggcggagTTTTGTCGCCCGACGCTACAGGAGTTCGCTGACGCGACCAACTTCTACCGCGCACTTGCCGTGTCGGCTTCGAGCGGAGGCGCGGCGCTTGGCAGCTTCTCATATCGTCAGCGACGCATGTCACTCCGGCCGGAGTGGCGCACGTCGGATCTGACGAGCTCTCCTTGTGATCACATTATCTCATCCAcgctgcacggcagcgccgacagcCCGCGACCACCACTGGCAGTGCTGGCCGAGCACCTTCGGCTTCCCATTATTCCAGCCTtcaccgcggcagcgcgcttCTTATGCGAGGCGTCGAGCGGTCTTTGGACGGAGGCTCTTCAGCACAGCGACGTGCTGTGGATCGATATGCTGGCGGACCGCAGAGAGACAGCGAAGACGGAGAGGGGCGACAGCCGCTGGAGgatggcggcgcaggtgggCATGACCCAAAGGACGGTACTGTGGCTGGAGTACGCCTACCACGCCTTCCCTGACGTGCCCTTCATTGTCAAGTGTTACGACGACGTATACGTAAAAGTGCCACAGATAGTGAGCGACTTCGCCTACGTGCTGAGTGGTCGGCGGCACCGCGACCTCGACGCAAACTTGATGGACAATGACGGCAACGCACCGCTTCCCGTCGATGCTGTCAGAGGTGCTGGTGATACGCTGCGCACCGACGCCCCacttgccgccgcctctcagCTGCGCTTGCCACGCTCACCAGAGAGCGAGTGCGTGCACTGGGGTCTTCGGGACGAGAAGCACTTTCTACAGAGGCAACACATGATGACTCGCACACTGGCGCGCGTCGTGTTGGAGAAACCGCAGGAAGCCTACGGAACCAAAGGACTGCGggacgtggcgctgctgtcccTGCGCGACTTCAACCCCATCTTCGCCGACATCTACACCGATGTCGCGATGACCGAAGAGGATCGCTTCATCGGAAGCGTTCTCCACGACcgacgcgcgcgtgccgcgcagCTCTGTCCGCATCGCCGCATCACGCGCGTAGAGGAAACCATGTCCCGCTTTCACGATCTGCGGCGCGATGCCCGCGGTATCGTGACGTGGGCGTCtgtggcgctgcaccgctgcacccCGGCGGACATGTACTACTTGCACAAGAACTACTTTGTGGAGGAGCACCGGctgagcggcggcaccacgccagccgaggcggcggcggccgagagGGTGGCGCAGGAGCGTGGGGCGCAGTGGATACGCGCGAACATAAACGCCTCGCTGGGGCCCGGCTGGGACAACCTGAATCCGGTGCTGCGGGTGCCGTACAGCGCACACCCGGAGGATGCGAAGCCAGGAATCTTGCTTCTACAAGACGGTGTCGCCGTGTACAATATCACCTTCTAA